One window of the Etheostoma spectabile isolate EspeVRDwgs_2016 chromosome 16, UIUC_Espe_1.0, whole genome shotgun sequence genome contains the following:
- the nup214 gene encoding nuclear pore complex protein Nup214 isoform X2, whose translation MSDEADSPPEREMKDFQFRQMKKTRVFNPAEDLPKERTSLLTISNKFGLTFVGLHKTFKVYLTQDILSDKFDGNTNEIVEGTAALAEVNVDLALHHLALSCDELTLSVCGMTEEAGLSITFYDVRTFMNKARPQKLPFASLLPAVHPGSLVQDLKWNPGQASMLAVCLSDGRMMILDVTDNVKVQAELPASSGITCLCWSPKGKQVAAGKMNSTVSQYTPALEEKKVIPCPHFYTSDEPVKVLDVLWLRTFVFAVVYAAADGSLETPPELVLISLPKKDEKVDIKYLNFSDSVYGSCTERQHHYFLSHVEDWDLVFAASAASIEVSVIAAREDKLWELWILEDASRAELPVTDTNEDTLPLGLAIDYTSQQDIYITDEKTLPPAPTMLMLSTEGLLCPFALLNINPGVKQLVSAPTALPLAGERQPKPGSLAAQPPKIAASFPSVPATFTNLGLTSASAPIPSAPAAASSASPFSMVPTAPVSSASSSFSFSVPTTCSTSAPAFSLEVATTFGSGSSGFSFTSKPPSDTPSAPSAFSFTPSIKPSAVAAPVPAPTPQSIATASQPTVKLNLNERFSALETPAPPSFSFNSLLPKTVASNSSSLTAPPLSATKPPAVLTPVRPVQTSTPPAVVQKPAPAAQGRIQTPQAALSVKALEKQLQQKKESDPIMAGILEEIAHFQKELDDLKARSTRADFKVGTNEEMKELRKESEDLHIFTLEIKETTESLHGDIGALKTTLLEGFAGAEEAKAQSELSRDRNYRQLLYKKPLDPRSEEQLKEIRRLYQYVMFAVEDVNDVLDVEWEKHLEKKKKQKHMVVPGREGLFTTLANNLYIINQQKNRLDQFIKQLTSLRLYNKNTTPTIHCSSATATAAGLESELDSLRDALLKARLDPSPPKTKPKSPVKISPVKQSQLRNFLSKGQMPPVRSTAPANLSRSAFLSPKYYEDLDDVSSTSSLSLEPHPADLEEEELQPEPLPLTVIPPVLSTPRHPTVVRTPSVLPGFGAIQSTPLTKMNSIQGMGFGLSPIASPVPTNMINLSGAESTALATKTVKHGAPPTERNIPVTIPAQQAAANAAVRRQMANQKTAVVSASLTESTLKTVPQVVNVQELKDKGPPMPVSNITSSSVPDPGAPVFTTVFSNQAKRNPTQVMQKMSAESTTTTPTSFVFGQSSKPDVSVAPASSVEQNTSKGFSFASGSTGFSFASVTQGAGISQVKDVNKFSFGGNGKMMFGQAIEEPFSLTPKSTSPALVTGSPTLPPYPSDDKPASTTTASRIEPPPLKTIGGETLGCFSGLRVGHGEEAKDSSTKPAAGSFTSGEIGLGMDKGAQFSFVAGPQKSADDSTGADLSKGVVSGSLFKPPEPNPKPVFSVTQSSSTASASPTSFGSLLAASLDASEEPKVSPQHSEPTPPPDKEPSTGPVVESALVVPEPTVDTTFTETTATTVTAPTPPLPLATAAPTQDPPSSINEPTEAIPQSTTSAAATVDATPDSTTTAAPLPTYTAAVTPVSQVAPPAFQVPISDKPGSIFTQPAPTITDSSSLGLTPVISTVAAATTSTTPAVVNSTTTDASTVFGQPAAPPASTAPTAPASTGFGSTAFGTSTGTVFGKSVFGQVSGFGQPASNTETSGGFSFGQSAFGASSNSATTGGGLFGAATATNASSFSFGTSSAITASSTGSGLFGQTTTPAFGQSSGFGQAPVFGSNTTTSSSTGFSFGQPSAFGCSSATPVFGQQASSGSVFGQQPSSGGTLFGSNSANTAGSAAGGGFFSGLGGKPSEDAANKNPFGTSVSTGGFGQPAQTGANTLFGNSSAKTFGFGQSSFGEQKPSGTFSTGAGSVASQGFGSFSSPAKSGGFGSAPVFGSPPSFGSTQAFGSAAAFGSSPSFPNNMVPSAGKVFGEGTAAANMGGFGFASPPSGPSFGALANQSAPSFGGLAQQGSGFGSQPSSFSGFGQQPQAGGFSGNTFGSANQSSPQTFASWRS comes from the exons gactTTCAGTTTCGTCAGATGAAGAAAACAAGAGTCTTTAACCCTGCTGAAGATTTGCCCAAAGAAAGAACTAGTCTGCTTACCATCTCTAACAAATTTGGTTTAACTTTTGTAGGACTCCATAAAACATTCAAAGTTTACCTAACTCAAGACATTCTGTCTGATAAATTTGACGGTAACACCAACGAAATAG TTGAGGGGACAGCAGCATTAGCGGAGGTTAATGTGGATCTGGCTCTGCACCACTTGGCTCTCAGTTGTGATGAACTTACTTTATCAGTATGTGGCATGACTGAGGAGGCGGGTTTGTCCATCACATTCTATGATGTCCGCACCTTCATGAACAAG GCAAGACCACAGAAGCTACCTTTTGCATCCCTGCTGCCAGCAGTACACCCTGGCAGTTTAGTGCAAGACCTGAAGTGGAATCCTGGACAGGCATCCATgttggctgtctgtctgtctgacggCCGTATGATGATTTTGGATGTTACTGACAATGTCAAAGTTCAGGCCGAGCTACCTGCTTCAAGTGGCATTACATGTC TTTGCTGGAGTCCAAAAGGAAAACAAGTTGCTGCAGGAAAAATGAATTCCACAGTCAGTCAGTATACACCA GCACtagaagaaaagaaagtgaTCCCATGTCCACACTTCTATACCTCTGATGAACCTGTCAAAG TTCTGGATGTGCTGTGGCTGAGAACCTTTGTGTTTGCAGTGGTATATGCTGCTGCAGATGGCTCCCTTGAGACCCCTCCTGAACTAGTGTTGATTTCCCTTCCT aagAAGGATGAGAAGGTGGACATAAAGTATTTGAACTTTAGTGACTCAGTGTACGGAAGCTGCACTGAGCGACAACACCACTACTTTCTTAGCCATGTAGAGGACTG GGACCTTGTGTTTGCGGCATCTGCAGCTTCTATTGAAGTCAGCGTCATAGCCGCCAGAGAGGACAAG CTCTGGGAGCTTTGGATCCTGGAAGATGCGAGTAGGGCTGAGCTTCCAGTGACTGACACAAATGAAGATACTCTGCCCCTTGGCTTAGCCATAGACTACACCAGCCAGCAGGATATCTACATCA CTGATGAGAAGACCTTGCCCCCAGCGCCCACAATGCTGATGCTTTCCACGGAGGGATTACTCTGCCCATTTGCTCTGCTCAACATTAATCCTGGGGTTAAGCAACTGGTCTCAGCTCCCACTGCCCTTCCCTTGGCTGGGGAAAGACAACCCAAGCCAG GTTCTTTGGCAGCCCAACCACCCAAAATAGCTGCCTCCTTCCCATCTGTCCCAGCAACATTCACAAATCTTGGTCTTACTTCAGCGTCTGCTCCTATTCCTTCAGCCCCTGCTGCAGCTTCCTCCGCTTCCCCGTTCAGCATGGTTCCCACAGCTCCTGTTTCATCGGCATCATCAAGCTTTAGTTTCTCAGTGCCAACTACATGCTCCACCTCTGCACCAGCTTTCTCCCTGGAGGTAGCTACAACTTTTGGTTCAGGGTCCTCAGGCTTCTCCTTTACCTCCAAACCTCCCTCTGACACTCCTTCAGCACCTTCAGCGTTTTCTTTCACCCCTTCCATCAAACCATCAGCAGTGGCAGCTCCAGTTCCAGCTCCAACACCCCAGAGCATTGCTACTGCCTCTCAACCAACAGTGAAACTTAATCTAAATGAGAG GTTTTCAGCACTGGAGACTCCTGCACCACCATCTTTCTCCTTTAATTCCTTGCTGCCCAAAACAGTTGCTTCCAATTCCAGTAGTTTGACCGCCCCTCCACTCTCAGCCACTAAGCCACCCGCTGTTTTGA CTCCAGTGCGTCCAGTTCAGACCAGCACACCACCTGCAGTTGTCCAGAAACCTGCTCCTGCTGCCCAGGGCCGTATCCAAACCCCACAG GCGGCTCTTAGTGTGAAGGCCCTGGAGAAACAGCTACAGCAAAAGAAAGAATCTGATCCCATTATGGCTGGTATATTGGAAGAG ATTGCACACTTCCAGAAGGAGTTAGATGATCTTAAGGCACGAAGCACAAGAGCTGACTTCAAGGTTGGCACAAATGAGGAGATGAAGGAGTTGAGGAAAGAGTCAGAGGACCTCCACATTTTCACCTTGGAGATCAAGGAAACAACAGAG tctCTCCATGGGGACATTGGTGCACTGAAGACCACCTTACTTGAGGGCTTTGCTGGGGCAGAAGAAGCAAAGGCTCAGAGTGAGCTGAGCAGAGATAGAAATTACAGACAGCTGCTGTACAAAAAACCTCTGGACCCCCGAAGTGAGGAACAGCTCAAG GAGATTCGCAGGCTTTACCAGTATGTAATGTTTGCTGTGGAAGATGTAAATGACGTACTGGATGTGGAATGGGAGAAACAcctggagaagaagaaaaagcagaa ACACATGGTTGTGCCAGGGCGTGAGGGACTATTTACTACACTGGCCAACAACCTGTACATTATCAACCAGCAGAAGAACAGATTGGACCAGTTTATTAAGCAACTCACTTCACTGCGCCTCTACAACAAGAATACCACTCCAACTATACACTGCAGTTCTGCTACAGCAACAGCTGCTGG CTTGGAAAGCGAGCTTGATAGTTTACGGGATGCACTCCTGAAAGCCAGACTGGACCCCTCCCCTCCTAAGACAAAACCCAAATCTCCAG TCAAGATATCGCCAGTGAAACAGTCCCAGCTGCGTAACTTTCTCTCAAAGGGGCAGATGCCTCCTGTCCGCTCAACTGCACCAG CCAACCTGTCTCGCTCTGCCTTCCTTTCACCTAAATACTACGAGGACTTGGATGATGTAAGCTCTACGTCCTCCCTGTCCCTGGAGCCTCACCCAGCTGacttggaggaggaggaactgCAGCCAGAACCCCTTCCCCTTACTGTCATTCCTCCAGTATTGTCCACCCCCCGCCACCCCACAGTTGTGAGAACCCCCTCTGTCCTGCCAGGCTTTGGGGCGATACAGTCCACCCCTTTAACAAAAATGAACTCAATACAGGGTATGGGGTTTGGACTCAGCCCAATTGCCAGCCCTG TTCCAACCAACATGATCAACCTCAGCGGGGCTGAAAGCACTGCTCTTGCCACAAAGACAGTAAAACATGGAGCCCCACCAACTGAGAGGAACATCCCTGTCACCATCCCGGCCCAACAAGCTGCAGCCAATGCCGCTGTACGTAGGCAGATGGCCAATCAGAAGACAG ctgtcGTCAGTGCTTCCTTGACAGAGTCCACTTTGAAGACTGTTCCTCAGGTGGTCAATGTCCAGGAGCTCAAGGACAAAGGGCCTCCAATGCCGGTTTCCAATATCA CCAGCTCATCGGTACCAGATCCAGGAGCTCCGGTCTTTACAACAGTTTTTTCCAACCAGGCCAAACGA AACCCTACCCAAGTTATGCAGAAGATGTCTGCTGAAAGTACAACAACTACACCGACAAGCTTTGTGTTTG GTCAATCATCCAAACCGGATGTTTCAGTGGCTCCAGCTAGCTCAGTAGAGCAAAACACCAGCAAAGGTTTCTCCTTCGCATCAGG GTCCACAGGCTTCAGCTTTGCTTCTGTTACACAGGGAGCTGGAATCTCCCAAG TGAAGGATGTGAATAAATTTTCCTTTGGTGGAAATGGCAAGATGATGTTTGGCCAGGCTATAGAGGAGCCATTCTCCCTCACCCCAAAGTCCACCTCCCCTGCTCTTGTCACTGGGTCACCCACCCTGCCTCCATACCCGTCAGATGACAAACCTGCCTCTACCACAACTGCCTCCAGGATAGAGCCTCCACCCCTAAAGACAATTGGAGGGGAAACTCTGGGCTGTTTCTCTGGACTGCGTGTGGGCCACGGAGAAGAAGCGAAAGATTCATCCACAAAACCAGCTGCTGGCTCATTTACCTCTGGAGAAATTGGACTTGGTATGGACAAGGGAGCACAGTTTAGCTTTGTTGCAGGTCCCCAAAAGTCTGCAGATGATTCTACTGGAGCAGACTTGTCCAAGGGGGTGGTGTCAGGCAGTTTGTTCAAACCTCCTGAACCGAACCCCAAGCCGGTCTTCTCTGTTACCCAGTCTAGCTCAACTGCCTCAGCTTCACCTACGTCTTTCGGTAGTCTTCTTGCAGCTTCTTTAGATGCCTCAGAGGAGCCAAAGGTTTCCCCACAACATTCAGAACCCACACCACCCCCTGATAAAGAACCTAGTACTGGACCTGTTGTAGAAAGCGCCCTTGTAGTACCTGAGCCCACAGTGGATACAACCTTCACAGAAACAACAGCAACCACAGTTACAGCACCAACACCCCCACTTCCTTTGGCCACAGCAGCTCCTACCCAAGACCCACCCTCCTCCATCAATGAACCAACTGAAGCAATCCCTCAAAGTACAACCAGTGCAGCTGCCACAGTAGATGCCACCCCAGACAGCACCACCACCGCCGCTCCTCTGCCTACTTACACTGCTGCTGTAACTCCTGTCTCCCAGGTAGCTCCACCAGCGTTCCAGGTGCCCATTTCTGACAAACCAGGGTCCATTTTTACTCAACCCGCCCCTACAATAACAGACAGCAGTTCCCTTGGACTTACACCCGTTATCAGCACAGTGGCTGCTGCAACCACCTCCACTACCCCTGCTGTTGTTAACAGTACTACAACTGATGCTAGCACTGTGTTTGGGCAACCTGCTGCACCTCCTGCTTCCACTGCTCCTACAGCCCCAGCATCCACAGGATTTGGCTCAACAGCGTTTGGTACATCAACTGGAACTGTTTTTGGCAAATCTGTGTTTGGCCAGGTGAGTGGCTTTGGCCAGCCTGCCAGCAACACTGAAACATCCGGGGGCTTTTCGTTTGGCCAATCAGCATTTGGAGCAAGCTCTAACAGTGCGACTACTGGAGGAGGACTTTTTGGTGCTGCTACTGCTACCAATGCCAGTTCCTTCTCTTTTGGCACGAGCAGTGCCATCACAGCCAGCAGCACTGGCTCAGGGCTGTTTggacaaactacaacaccagcATTTGGCCAGAGCTCTGGATTTGGCCAAGCGCCTGTGTTTGGGAGTAACACCACCACATCCTCGTCTACAGGGTTCAGTTTTGGACAGCCCTCAG CTTTTGGCTGCTCTTCTGCCACCCCTGTGTTTGGCCAACAAGCTAGCAGCGGGAGTGTATTTGGACAG CAGCCATCATCTGGTGGGACTCTGTTTGGCTCAAATTCAGCCAATACAGCCGGCTCAGCTGCTGGTGGAGGGTTCTTCTCTGGCCTTGGAGGCAAACCAAGCGAAGATGCTGCCAACAAGAACCCATTTGGCACCAGTGTCTCCACAGGAGGGTTTGGGCAGCCTGCTCAGACAG GTGCCAACACTCTGTTTGGGAATAGCAGTGCCAAGACCTTTGGTTTTGGACAGTCGTCCTTTGGTGAGCAGAAACCTAGTGGGACCTTCAGCACCGGTGCAGGGAGTGTCGCATCTCAGGGATTTGGCTCCTTCTCTTCCCCTGCAAAATCAG GTGGTTTTGGCAGTGCTCCAGTGTTTGGGAGCCCCCCTTCCTTTGGTAGTACCCAAGCATTTGGTTCTGCAGCAGCATTTGGCTCAAGCCCTTCGTTCCCAAACAACATGGTTCCCTCGGCTGGTAAAGTCTTTGGAGAGGGAACAGCAGCTGCCAACATGGGAGGATTTGG ATTTGCCTCACCTCCCAGCGGCCCATCCTTTGGTGctctagccaatcagagtgcgCCATCATTTGGGGGCCTGGCCCAGCAGGGCTCTGGGTTTGGAAGTCAGCCTAGCAGCTTCTCAGGCTTTGGACAACAGCCACAGGCAGGAG GTTTTTCTGGAAACACCTTTGGCTCTGCAAACCA ATCAAGTCCGCAAACATTTGCCAGTTGGAGAAGCTAG